A region of Chelonia mydas isolate rCheMyd1 chromosome 7, rCheMyd1.pri.v2, whole genome shotgun sequence DNA encodes the following proteins:
- the TMEM40 gene encoding transmembrane protein 40 isoform X4: MDNFNFSLPVLTGKQQDTFQKAFAADVDYLEMSEKMNQSFWKLLIKCLATVNPAILTAEETHNLLNRDINSSDERAASLKTIGKKGVNAMVVLYLLLKVKDLSAYRELPSSKKNDEKLKLLQELEKSVTFSQEESEVERSSREPAETQPRATSAGKKNISVATVKPISHKESQEDQDHENQDGSEIARRENAAAAGEKVTYLQRCQRQWIRIRKNDVFFHFVILCFGIGTALISYYHYKDWIISLGFGLITFASLETTGIYFGLVHRIHSVLDRFMPLIQRFKIPGIRKVD; the protein is encoded by the exons ATGGACAACTTTAACTTCTCACTTCCAGTTCTCACTGGAAAACAACAAG AcacttttcagaaagcttttgctGCTGATGTTGATTATTTGGAAATGTCTGAGAAAATGAACCAGTCCTTCTGGAAATTGTTAATAAAATGTTTAGCCACTGTTAACCCAGCCATCCTGACTGCTGAAGAAACACACAAT CTCCTTAACAGAGACATAAACTCATCTGATGAGCGTGCAGCCTCCTTGAAGACCATAGGAAAAAAAGGAGTTAATGCAATGGTTGTGCTTTACCTGCTGCTAAAGGTGAAAGATCTATCTGCCTACAGAGAGCTGCCCAGCTCCAAGAAAAATG ATGAAAAATTGAAACTACTTCAGGAATTGGAAAAAAGTGTCACATTTTCACAAGAAGAAAGTGAGGTTGAAAGGTCGTCTCGGGAGCCTGCAGAGACACAACCACGAG CAACCAGCGCTGGCAAGAAAAACATCTCTGTGGCAACAGTTAAACCAATTTCTCACAAAGAAAGTCAGGAAGACCAAGACCATGAAAATCAAGATGGAAGTG AGATTGCAAGACGAGaaaatgcagctgctgctg GtgaaaaggttacttaccttCAGAGATGTCAAAGACAGTGGATAAGAATACGGAAAAATG ATGTATTCTTTCATTTTGTCATTCTTTGCTTTGGCATTGGAACCGCActaattagctattaccactacAAAG ACTGGATCATTTCTCTTGGTTTTGGTTTAATCACCTTTGCTTCCCTAGAAACCACCGGAATATATTTTGGTCTTG tgcaTCGAATTCACAGTGTCCTTGACAGATTCATGCCTCTGATTCAGAGATTCAAAATACCAG GTATTAGAAAAGTTGACTGA
- the TMEM40 gene encoding transmembrane protein 40 isoform X2, whose protein sequence is MDNFNFSLPVLTGKQQDTFQKAFAADVDYLEMSEKMNQSFWKLLIKCLATVNPAILTAEETHNLLNRDINSSDERAASLKTIGKKGVNAMVVLYLLLKVKDLSAYRELPSSKKNDEKLKLLQELEKSVTFSQEESEVERSSREPAETQPRATSAGKKNISVATVKPISHKESQEDQDHENQDGSGAPGEVVPYNESEIARRENAAAAGEKVTYLQRCQRQWIRIRKNDVFFHFVILCFGIGTALISYYHYKDWIISLGFGLITFASLETTGIYFGLVHRIHSVLDRFMPLIQRFKIPGIRKVD, encoded by the exons ATGGACAACTTTAACTTCTCACTTCCAGTTCTCACTGGAAAACAACAAG AcacttttcagaaagcttttgctGCTGATGTTGATTATTTGGAAATGTCTGAGAAAATGAACCAGTCCTTCTGGAAATTGTTAATAAAATGTTTAGCCACTGTTAACCCAGCCATCCTGACTGCTGAAGAAACACACAAT CTCCTTAACAGAGACATAAACTCATCTGATGAGCGTGCAGCCTCCTTGAAGACCATAGGAAAAAAAGGAGTTAATGCAATGGTTGTGCTTTACCTGCTGCTAAAGGTGAAAGATCTATCTGCCTACAGAGAGCTGCCCAGCTCCAAGAAAAATG ATGAAAAATTGAAACTACTTCAGGAATTGGAAAAAAGTGTCACATTTTCACAAGAAGAAAGTGAGGTTGAAAGGTCGTCTCGGGAGCCTGCAGAGACACAACCACGAG CAACCAGCGCTGGCAAGAAAAACATCTCTGTGGCAACAGTTAAACCAATTTCTCACAAAGAAAGTCAGGAAGACCAAGACCATGAAAATCAAGATGGAAGTG GTGCACCAGGAGAGGTTGTCCCCTATAACGAATCAG AGATTGCAAGACGAGaaaatgcagctgctgctg GtgaaaaggttacttaccttCAGAGATGTCAAAGACAGTGGATAAGAATACGGAAAAATG ATGTATTCTTTCATTTTGTCATTCTTTGCTTTGGCATTGGAACCGCActaattagctattaccactacAAAG ACTGGATCATTTCTCTTGGTTTTGGTTTAATCACCTTTGCTTCCCTAGAAACCACCGGAATATATTTTGGTCTTG tgcaTCGAATTCACAGTGTCCTTGACAGATTCATGCCTCTGATTCAGAGATTCAAAATACCAG GTATTAGAAAAGTTGACTGA
- the TMEM40 gene encoding transmembrane protein 40 isoform X3: protein MDNFNFSLPVLTGKQQDTFQKAFAADVDYLEMSEKMNQSFWKLLIKCLATVNPAILTAEETHNLLNRDINSSDERAASLKTIGKKGVNAMVVLYLLLKVKDLSAYRELPSSKKNDEKLKLLQELEKSVTFSQEESEVERSSREPAETQPRATSAGKKNISVATVKPISHKESQEDQDHENQDGSEIARRENAAAAAGEKVTYLQRCQRQWIRIRKNDVFFHFVILCFGIGTALISYYHYKDWIISLGFGLITFASLETTGIYFGLVHRIHSVLDRFMPLIQRFKIPGIRKVD, encoded by the exons ATGGACAACTTTAACTTCTCACTTCCAGTTCTCACTGGAAAACAACAAG AcacttttcagaaagcttttgctGCTGATGTTGATTATTTGGAAATGTCTGAGAAAATGAACCAGTCCTTCTGGAAATTGTTAATAAAATGTTTAGCCACTGTTAACCCAGCCATCCTGACTGCTGAAGAAACACACAAT CTCCTTAACAGAGACATAAACTCATCTGATGAGCGTGCAGCCTCCTTGAAGACCATAGGAAAAAAAGGAGTTAATGCAATGGTTGTGCTTTACCTGCTGCTAAAGGTGAAAGATCTATCTGCCTACAGAGAGCTGCCCAGCTCCAAGAAAAATG ATGAAAAATTGAAACTACTTCAGGAATTGGAAAAAAGTGTCACATTTTCACAAGAAGAAAGTGAGGTTGAAAGGTCGTCTCGGGAGCCTGCAGAGACACAACCACGAG CAACCAGCGCTGGCAAGAAAAACATCTCTGTGGCAACAGTTAAACCAATTTCTCACAAAGAAAGTCAGGAAGACCAAGACCATGAAAATCAAGATGGAAGTG AGATTGCAAGACGAGaaaatgcagctgctgctg CAGGtgaaaaggttacttaccttCAGAGATGTCAAAGACAGTGGATAAGAATACGGAAAAATG ATGTATTCTTTCATTTTGTCATTCTTTGCTTTGGCATTGGAACCGCActaattagctattaccactacAAAG ACTGGATCATTTCTCTTGGTTTTGGTTTAATCACCTTTGCTTCCCTAGAAACCACCGGAATATATTTTGGTCTTG tgcaTCGAATTCACAGTGTCCTTGACAGATTCATGCCTCTGATTCAGAGATTCAAAATACCAG GTATTAGAAAAGTTGACTGA
- the TMEM40 gene encoding transmembrane protein 40 isoform X1, translating into MDNFNFSLPVLTGKQQDTFQKAFAADVDYLEMSEKMNQSFWKLLIKCLATVNPAILTAEETHNLLNRDINSSDERAASLKTIGKKGVNAMVVLYLLLKVKDLSAYRELPSSKKNDEKLKLLQELEKSVTFSQEESEVERSSREPAETQPRATSAGKKNISVATVKPISHKESQEDQDHENQDGSGAPGEVVPYNESEIARRENAAAAAGEKVTYLQRCQRQWIRIRKNDVFFHFVILCFGIGTALISYYHYKDWIISLGFGLITFASLETTGIYFGLVHRIHSVLDRFMPLIQRFKIPGIRKVD; encoded by the exons ATGGACAACTTTAACTTCTCACTTCCAGTTCTCACTGGAAAACAACAAG AcacttttcagaaagcttttgctGCTGATGTTGATTATTTGGAAATGTCTGAGAAAATGAACCAGTCCTTCTGGAAATTGTTAATAAAATGTTTAGCCACTGTTAACCCAGCCATCCTGACTGCTGAAGAAACACACAAT CTCCTTAACAGAGACATAAACTCATCTGATGAGCGTGCAGCCTCCTTGAAGACCATAGGAAAAAAAGGAGTTAATGCAATGGTTGTGCTTTACCTGCTGCTAAAGGTGAAAGATCTATCTGCCTACAGAGAGCTGCCCAGCTCCAAGAAAAATG ATGAAAAATTGAAACTACTTCAGGAATTGGAAAAAAGTGTCACATTTTCACAAGAAGAAAGTGAGGTTGAAAGGTCGTCTCGGGAGCCTGCAGAGACACAACCACGAG CAACCAGCGCTGGCAAGAAAAACATCTCTGTGGCAACAGTTAAACCAATTTCTCACAAAGAAAGTCAGGAAGACCAAGACCATGAAAATCAAGATGGAAGTG GTGCACCAGGAGAGGTTGTCCCCTATAACGAATCAG AGATTGCAAGACGAGaaaatgcagctgctgctg CAGGtgaaaaggttacttaccttCAGAGATGTCAAAGACAGTGGATAAGAATACGGAAAAATG ATGTATTCTTTCATTTTGTCATTCTTTGCTTTGGCATTGGAACCGCActaattagctattaccactacAAAG ACTGGATCATTTCTCTTGGTTTTGGTTTAATCACCTTTGCTTCCCTAGAAACCACCGGAATATATTTTGGTCTTG tgcaTCGAATTCACAGTGTCCTTGACAGATTCATGCCTCTGATTCAGAGATTCAAAATACCAG GTATTAGAAAAGTTGACTGA